The Pseudomonas sp. TH06 genome has a window encoding:
- a CDS encoding ornithine carbamoyltransferase, with protein sequence MAFNMRNRSLLSLMHHTTRELNYLIDLSRDLKRAKYTGTERPHLQGKNIALIFEKTSTRTRCAFEVAAHDQGAHVTYIDPVSSQIGHKESMKDTARVLGRMFDAIEYRGFEQEIVEELAKFAGVPVFNGLTAEFHPTQMIADVLTMREHSDKPMHDISYAYLGDARYNMGNSLLMIGAKLGMDVRIAAPKALWPHADFIAQCKEFAEESGARITLTEDPKEAVKGVDFIHTDIWVSMGEPVEAWDERIEQLLPYQVNTKMMKASGNPRVKFMHCLPAFHNSETKVGKDIAARYPHLANGVEVTEEVFESPANIAFEQAENRMHTIKAILVSALADI encoded by the coding sequence ATGGCTTTTAATATGCGCAACCGCAGCTTGCTGAGCTTGATGCACCACACCACTCGCGAGCTCAACTACCTGATCGACCTGTCCCGCGACCTCAAGCGCGCCAAGTACACCGGCACCGAGCGTCCACACCTGCAAGGCAAGAACATCGCGCTGATCTTTGAAAAAACCTCGACTCGTACCCGTTGCGCCTTCGAAGTCGCGGCCCACGACCAGGGTGCTCACGTCACCTACATTGACCCTGTTTCGTCGCAGATCGGCCACAAAGAAAGCATGAAAGACACCGCCCGCGTACTGGGCCGGATGTTTGACGCCATCGAGTACCGTGGCTTCGAACAGGAAATCGTCGAAGAACTGGCCAAGTTCGCCGGTGTGCCGGTGTTCAACGGTTTGACCGCTGAATTCCACCCGACGCAAATGATTGCCGACGTGCTGACCATGCGCGAACACAGCGACAAGCCGATGCATGACATCAGCTACGCCTACCTCGGTGACGCCCGTTACAACATGGGTAATTCGCTGCTGATGATCGGCGCCAAACTGGGCATGGACGTGCGCATTGCTGCACCGAAAGCGCTGTGGCCACACGCTGATTTCATTGCCCAGTGCAAAGAATTCGCCGAAGAAAGCGGCGCGCGCATCACCCTCACCGAAGACCCGAAAGAAGCGGTCAAAGGTGTCGACTTCATCCATACCGACATCTGGGTGTCGATGGGTGAGCCGGTGGAAGCGTGGGATGAGCGCATCGAGCAACTGCTGCCGTACCAGGTCAACACCAAGATGATGAAAGCCTCCGGCAACCCACGGGTGAAATTCATGCACTGCCTGCCGGCGTTCCACAACAGTGAAACCAAGGTCGGCAAAGACATCGCCGCGCGCTATCCGCACCTGGCCAACGGCGTCGAAGTGACGGAAGAGGTCTTCGAATCCCCGGCCAACATTGCCTTCGAGCAAGCGGAAAACCGCATGCACACCATCAAGGCCATTCTGGTGTCGGCGTTGGCGGATATCTAA